The Halorientalis sp. IM1011 genome window below encodes:
- a CDS encoding HEAT repeat domain-containing protein, whose amino-acid sequence MSNGDAGDGADETDAETESEAAAENGGGTTDVPAADADAIGERLDSIEEDLDAAETEGDLDDVESDLDATEEAVEGLAPDDEDEEEDEAVADLRDRLDSLRSDLESQRGPYAEDVTETVESAADTVETTEWTEDGELEVIPAVEEFLDTAGSQLVETFEPDSESINDLAAELRTVSEIVTDTDLDPDEDEETIETLLAAAEDLESDLEDAEEWDDLLVREQLAAQGFYDPLDPENRKDYPAEWNAIKLHEKAYKEGDAEAVEMILLGLEKFESDFMEENVLDSLERIAPPEATDDLLAMAEKRNKQAIRILGRIGAEEALDTIEEYVEGGDVALRKTTLRAVGAIGAERSTQVVADQLVADDPEVRSTAARALGLIGDTRAIDPLSDVLADDDADEVRASAAWALNAIGTESAREAAADYADDRSYIVQVEAEKAVESTSA is encoded by the coding sequence ATGAGCAACGGCGACGCCGGGGACGGCGCGGACGAGACCGACGCCGAAACAGAATCCGAGGCCGCGGCGGAGAACGGCGGCGGGACGACCGACGTGCCCGCTGCCGACGCGGACGCCATCGGGGAGCGACTCGACTCGATCGAGGAGGACCTCGACGCCGCCGAGACCGAGGGAGACCTCGACGACGTCGAATCCGACCTCGACGCGACCGAGGAGGCCGTCGAGGGGCTGGCCCCCGACGACGAGGACGAGGAGGAAGACGAGGCGGTCGCCGACCTGCGGGACCGCCTCGACTCGCTCCGGAGCGATCTGGAGAGCCAGCGCGGCCCCTACGCCGAGGACGTGACCGAGACGGTCGAATCGGCCGCTGACACCGTCGAGACCACCGAGTGGACCGAGGACGGCGAACTCGAAGTCATCCCGGCCGTCGAGGAGTTCCTCGACACCGCCGGCAGCCAGCTCGTCGAGACCTTCGAGCCCGACAGCGAGTCGATAAACGATCTGGCGGCCGAACTCCGCACGGTGAGCGAGATCGTCACAGACACCGACCTCGACCCCGACGAGGACGAAGAGACCATCGAGACGCTTCTCGCGGCCGCCGAGGACCTCGAATCCGACCTCGAAGACGCCGAGGAGTGGGACGACCTCCTGGTTCGGGAACAACTCGCCGCACAGGGCTTTTACGACCCGCTCGACCCCGAGAACCGCAAGGACTACCCGGCCGAGTGGAACGCCATCAAGCTCCACGAGAAGGCGTACAAGGAGGGCGACGCGGAGGCCGTCGAGATGATCCTCCTCGGGCTGGAGAAGTTCGAGTCGGACTTCATGGAGGAGAACGTCCTCGATTCGCTCGAACGGATCGCCCCGCCCGAGGCGACCGACGATCTGCTGGCGATGGCCGAGAAGCGCAACAAGCAGGCTATCCGCATCCTCGGCCGCATCGGGGCCGAGGAGGCACTCGACACCATCGAGGAGTACGTCGAGGGCGGCGACGTGGCCCTCCGGAAGACGACCTTGCGAGCGGTCGGCGCCATCGGCGCGGAGCGCTCGACGCAGGTCGTCGCCGACCAGCTGGTCGCGGACGACCCCGAGGTCCGGTCGACGGCTGCCCGCGCGCTGGGCCTGATCGGTGACACCCGGGCCATCGATCCGCTGTCGGACGTGCTGGCCGACGACGACGCCGACGAGGTGCGGGCGAGCGCCGCGTGGGCGCTGAACGCCATCGGCACCGAGAG